From the genome of Agromyces intestinalis:
CTGCGCCGGCCCGATACGGCTCCCCGGTCGGCTGCATCCGTGCTGCCGGCTGCGGCGCCCGTGCAACCCGCCCCTGCGCCGCCCGCCCCGTCCGCAGTCGAGCCGACCTCGTTCGGGGGCGAGCACGACGGCGCCACGATCGTGGTGTCGCCCGCCGAGTTGCGCCGCGAGGCATCCGGTCGCCTGACGTCCGACGCGTCGGCCACGCCGCCGCCGCCCGAGCCCGCCCCGGCGGCCGCCCCCGCCGTTCGACTGCGCCTGCCGGGCGGAGCGCTCGAGCCGCTCGCGGGCGACGTCGTGATCGGCCGCTCGCCGAGCGTGAACCGCGCCGCCGGCACCCGGCTGCCGCGGCTGCTCACACTGGGCGCCGGCGACCCCGACATCTCACGCAGCCACGTGCGCGTGGGGCTCGAGGGCGGCACGGTCGTGGTCACCGACCTGCACTCGCGCAACGGCACGAACGTGCTGCAGCCCGGTCGGCCGCCGGTGAAGCTGCGGCCCGGAGAACCGACCCCCGTGCTGATCGGCACCGTCGTCGACCTCGGCGGCGGCTGGAGCTTCGCGGTGGAGGCCGGCTGATGCATCGCCCGGTCTCATCGCCTCCCGAGCTGCCCGGATACCGGTTCATCGAACCGCTCGGATCCGGCGGGTTCGCCGACGTGTTCCTGTACGAGCAGCGACTGCCGCGACGTCGGGTGGCGGTGAAGGTGCTGCTGGCCGAAGACCTCGCGGGCGACGCGCGCGCCCAGTTCGTGGCCGAGGCCAACCTCATGGCGCAGCTGTCGGCGCATCCGTATATCGTCACGATCTTCCACGCCGACGTCGCCGCCGACGGGCGACCGTACTTCGTCATGGAGTACTGCTCGGGTCCGAGCCTCGCCACCCGCCTGAAGCAGACGCCGTTCGCCGTCGACGACGCACTGCGCACGGGGGTGCGACTCGCCGGCGCGGTCGCGACCGCGCACGTCGCCGGCATCCTGCACCGCGACATCAAGCCAGCCAACGTGCTCACGAACGACTACGGGTGGCCCGCGCTCACCGACTTCGGCATCTCCTCGACGCTCGACGGCGAACTGCCCACCCACACCATGACGATCGGCGATGTGCAGGGCACCGGCACCGGCCGGTCCGCGGTCGGCATGAGCGTGCCGTGGTCACCGCCCGAGCTGTTCGACGACGACCCGCGGCCCGACACCCGCAGCGACGTGTTCGCGCTCGCCGCCACCGTGCACACCCTGCTCGCCGGGCGCTCGCCGTTCGAGATCGCCGGTCGGTCGAACGGCACGCTCGACCTCATCGGGCGGATCGAGCGCGGGGCGATCACGCCGCTCGACCGGCTCGACGTGCCGCGCAGCCTCGTCGAGGTGCTGCGCACCGGCATGGCAGTGCGTCGTGAAGACCGCTACCAGAGTGCCGTCGAGTTCGCCCGCGCCCTGCAGCGGGTCGAGCTCGAGCTCGGGTACGCAGCGACCTCGATCGAGGTTCCGACGCTCGTCGAGCACGACCCGCGTTCCGACGCGGCGCGCGGCGATGCATCCGCGGGCGGGCCCGGTGAAGAGGAGACGCGGGCGCGCGCGGTGCAGACCGTGCACGCCCAGGCCGGGCCGCGGGCGCAGGCCGGGCCGACCGCCCCGACCGCGCCG
Proteins encoded in this window:
- a CDS encoding FHA domain-containing protein, coding for MIGYHPSGGEWLAVVRGDSVLVVPRGDDATVVGLWAALGEPDAFGAALARLARNGLAAMMPFALVAGGGPGGSRRVAVRGGCEVVADGQVIRASVASGWLERTIEAAAAWQVRVDGETGDSGSVWPIREAVVLAAGVRSIDDADAAAEPASPPQHTLIPEPEPEPEPEEVVDAAEDSTVVIDRSALRRPDTAPRSAASVLPAAAPVQPAPAPPAPSAVEPTSFGGEHDGATIVVSPAELRREASGRLTSDASATPPPPEPAPAAAPAVRLRLPGGALEPLAGDVVIGRSPSVNRAAGTRLPRLLTLGAGDPDISRSHVRVGLEGGTVVVTDLHSRNGTNVLQPGRPPVKLRPGEPTPVLIGTVVDLGGGWSFAVEAG
- a CDS encoding serine/threonine-protein kinase, which codes for MHRPVSSPPELPGYRFIEPLGSGGFADVFLYEQRLPRRRVAVKVLLAEDLAGDARAQFVAEANLMAQLSAHPYIVTIFHADVAADGRPYFVMEYCSGPSLATRLKQTPFAVDDALRTGVRLAGAVATAHVAGILHRDIKPANVLTNDYGWPALTDFGISSTLDGELPTHTMTIGDVQGTGTGRSAVGMSVPWSPPELFDDDPRPDTRSDVFALAATVHTLLAGRSPFEIAGRSNGTLDLIGRIERGAITPLDRLDVPRSLVEVLRTGMAVRREDRYQSAVEFARALQRVELELGYAATSIEVPTLVEHDPRSDAARGDASAGGPGEEETRARAVQTVHAQAGPRAQAGPTAPTAPTAPSDAEATRARMPQRVDAQPAAEVDERTVVRPASGSAASAQPGVPPAFPAANEATVVRTKTAPLERPRRSRAGLVVGIVAGAVVVAAVVVGIVFSLGTPIDGGTDPTPAPGEDAVVAATVPAPHVEPGVLSADGTIATFEVSHHDAAADDRYRWERADGSGGMQVSEGPEITVDGLAPGQTVCIDVSVQRGSKTSEEVRACTP